The Dehalogenimonas sp. 4OHTPN genome window below encodes:
- a CDS encoding PAC2 family protein produces MSGLIKIHARPKLHEPNMLAAWPGIANVAMITGTYLAHKLNPRPLAEVIAPYFFDPIGVLVRDNLVESPQFPESRFFYWKNKPGKRDLILFLGDDQPSSKTYELAHAVIDVAERFGVKRLYTCAAALTRIHHSEQPRVWGAATRDAILEDLKAQRLVMGGDLQISGLNGLLLGVAKERRLDAVCLLGEVPHYASRFPNPTAALAIAEAMQKMLDIEVDLAELKEQAAEAAGRLKEMTAEAMGDYIDYFTEPIWERGENEEEEEDGSPGSQN; encoded by the coding sequence TTGAGCGGCCTCATCAAGATCCACGCCCGTCCCAAGCTTCATGAGCCCAACATGCTGGCCGCCTGGCCCGGCATCGCCAATGTGGCCATGATCACCGGAACCTACCTGGCGCACAAACTTAATCCGAGGCCGCTGGCCGAGGTCATCGCCCCCTATTTTTTTGATCCCATCGGCGTGCTGGTGCGGGACAACCTGGTGGAGTCGCCGCAGTTCCCGGAGAGCCGCTTCTTCTACTGGAAGAACAAGCCCGGCAAGCGCGATCTGATCCTTTTTCTGGGCGATGACCAGCCGTCGTCCAAGACCTATGAACTGGCCCACGCCGTCATTGATGTCGCCGAGCGTTTCGGCGTCAAACGCCTTTACACCTGCGCCGCCGCCCTGACCCGGATCCACCACTCGGAGCAGCCCAGGGTCTGGGGAGCCGCCACCCGCGATGCCATCCTGGAAGACCTCAAGGCGCAGCGGCTGGTCATGGGCGGCGACCTGCAGATCTCCGGCCTGAACGGCCTGCTGCTCGGCGTGGCCAAGGAGCGGCGGCTGGATGCCGTCTGCCTGCTGGGTGAAGTGCCGCACTACGCCTCGCGCTTCCCCAACCCCACCGCCGCCCTGGCCATCGCCGAAGCGATGCAGAAGATGCTGGACATTGAAGTTGACCTGGCTGAACTCAAAGAACAGGCGGCGGAAGCCGCCGGCCGCCTCAAGGAAATGACCGCCGAGGCTATGGGCGACTATATCGACTATTTCACGGAACCTATCTGGGAACGGGGTGAAAATGAGGAGGAGGAAGAGGATGGCAGCCCCGGGTCGCAAAACTAA
- a CDS encoding class I SAM-dependent methyltransferase, whose amino-acid sequence MPDNAARFSSRVADYVKYRPSYPASFLRYLAAEVGFGPESVVADIGAGTGILSRLLAGQVKKVFAVEPNAEMRLAAREYCKNVPNIEIIDGAAEATGLPDSSVDFITAAQAFHWFRLDEARRDFRRILRPGGKVVLVWNVRDVTTPFGAEYESLVRQHCLEYLGSGGGSGETLPYRLFFKDGRYQHRDFPNDRLLDLETLIGYSLSTSYAPVKGDEGYPAFIQDLADVFNRFAQDGTVLLSTTAQSYVGEV is encoded by the coding sequence ATGCCGGATAATGCCGCTCGTTTTTCCAGCAGGGTTGCCGACTATGTCAAATACCGGCCCTCGTATCCGGCGTCTTTCCTGCGTTACCTTGCCGCCGAGGTCGGTTTCGGCCCGGAATCTGTCGTTGCCGATATCGGTGCCGGCACCGGCATCCTCTCCAGGCTCCTGGCCGGACAGGTGAAGAAAGTTTTCGCCGTTGAACCGAATGCGGAAATGCGCCTGGCTGCCCGGGAGTATTGCAAAAATGTCCCCAACATCGAAATCATTGACGGCGCCGCCGAAGCCACCGGCCTGCCGGATTCAAGCGTTGATTTCATCACCGCCGCCCAGGCCTTCCACTGGTTCCGGCTCGATGAAGCAAGGCGGGACTTCCGCCGCATCCTGCGCCCCGGCGGCAAGGTGGTCCTCGTCTGGAATGTCCGTGATGTCACCACCCCTTTCGGCGCGGAGTATGAATCGCTGGTCAGGCAGCACTGCCTGGAATACCTCGGCTCCGGGGGCGGCTCCGGTGAAACTCTGCCTTACCGGTTGTTCTTCAAAGACGGCCGCTACCAGCACCGGGACTTCCCCAATGACCGCCTCCTGGATCTGGAGACCCTTATCGGGTACTCGCTGTCAACCTCTTACGCCCCGGTTAAGGGCGATGAGGGCTATCCTGCGTTCATCCAGGACCTGGCGGATGTCTTCAACCGGTTTGCCCAGGACGGCACAGTGCTGCTGTCAACGACGGCGCAGAGCTATGTCGGCGAGGTTTGA
- a CDS encoding TldD/PmbA family protein, producing MPDIDSIAERLAGTLKSYRADHIEIRLEETEASAVSYRGRELEAATRSRDAGGNVRALVDGGWGFVTFNSLEDIEKRVTQAVEQARLAGKGKSAFTPAPAVIAEVVIDEQHDPRRISLADKKALLDEYNQAMWSVSGLQTSSIGYGDSRRRCVLVNSDGSVIRQERADITLRVNAVAAGSGEVQQSGISMGSRGDFEEIKGLHARVRETAERAVALLKAPQAKGGEYTVVLDPVLAGVFVHEAFGHLSEADHIYENPQLKEVMVLGREFGGGHLNIIDDATIGNLRGSYAYDDEGVPGQRVHLIREGKLTGRLHSRETAARMGEKPSGNARAISFRHPPIVRMANTYIEPRDVTFNQMIGDIKEGIYARNWYGGTTSMEMFTFSAGEAFMIRNGRVEELLRPVVLSGNVFETLKRIDAIGNDLDMNQGGGCGKGGQSPLPVSNGSPHIRIQKCLVGGR from the coding sequence ATGCCAGATATCGATTCTATCGCCGAGCGCCTCGCCGGCACATTGAAAAGTTACCGCGCCGACCACATCGAGATCCGCCTGGAGGAGACTGAGGCCTCAGCCGTTTCCTATCGCGGCCGGGAGCTTGAGGCCGCCACCCGCAGCCGGGACGCCGGCGGCAACGTCCGCGCCCTGGTTGACGGCGGCTGGGGCTTTGTCACCTTCAATTCTCTTGAGGATATCGAAAAGCGCGTCACCCAGGCAGTCGAACAGGCCCGGCTGGCGGGCAAGGGGAAAAGCGCCTTCACCCCGGCGCCGGCGGTTATTGCCGAGGTCGTCATCGACGAACAACACGACCCGCGGCGAATCAGCCTGGCCGATAAAAAAGCCCTCCTCGATGAGTACAATCAGGCAATGTGGTCAGTCTCCGGGCTGCAGACCTCCAGTATCGGCTACGGCGACTCGCGCCGCCGCTGCGTCCTGGTCAACTCGGACGGCTCGGTCATCCGCCAGGAACGCGCCGACATCACCCTGCGGGTCAATGCGGTGGCCGCCGGCTCCGGCGAGGTGCAGCAGTCCGGCATTTCTATGGGCTCCCGCGGCGATTTCGAGGAGATCAAGGGTCTCCATGCCCGGGTCAGGGAGACCGCCGAGCGGGCGGTGGCCCTCCTGAAGGCGCCCCAGGCCAAAGGCGGCGAATACACCGTGGTGCTGGACCCGGTGCTGGCCGGCGTCTTCGTCCACGAGGCCTTCGGCCACCTTTCAGAGGCGGACCACATTTACGAGAATCCCCAGCTCAAGGAAGTTATGGTGCTGGGCCGCGAGTTCGGCGGCGGGCACCTCAATATCATCGACGATGCCACGATCGGCAACCTGCGCGGCTCCTACGCCTACGACGACGAGGGTGTCCCGGGCCAGCGCGTCCACCTCATCCGCGAAGGCAAGCTCACCGGGCGGCTGCATTCGCGGGAAACGGCTGCCAGGATGGGCGAGAAACCCTCGGGCAACGCCCGGGCTATTTCCTTCCGCCACCCGCCCATCGTGCGCATGGCCAATACTTACATCGAACCGCGGGATGTTACATTTAACCAGATGATCGGCGATATTAAAGAAGGCATCTACGCCCGCAACTGGTACGGCGGTACGACCTCCATGGAGATGTTCACCTTCTCCGCCGGCGAGGCTTTCATGATCAGGAACGGCCGGGTCGAGGAACTGCTGCGGCCGGTGGTCCTCTCCGGCAACGTCTTCGAGACGCTGAAACGAATAGACGCCATCGGCAACGATCTGGACATGAACCAGGGCGGCGGCTGCGGCAAGGGCGGCCAATCGCCCCTGCCGGTGTCCAACGGCTCGCCCCACATCCGCATCCAGAAATGCCTGGTAGGAGGCCGTTAG
- a CDS encoding Ig-like domain-containing protein: MMKTTYFLVSVFASALFISTPVLSDRTPPGIKFEPPDTLITVASDNVKLQLPNHPDMFTQLHDSFLTSFANQQESGMDDSVLDSTSSVQTRMVTNTPNTVAPGDTFTVSASIYSLPELVKVMDSGIPITFNSTYYHNGNVNNESVVVYTDSSGNAVRYLTAYDLSAPNSTFVVDAIYFGDQTFLASSNMVTVSTLPILQSRISTTCNGGSITFHLADQYANNLPNQTLSFTTTQGVLSSYGGITDQSGNVTTVLSGTSAGVVSASFGGFVNSGWVHQPTMCRVVAYPGSTGQIQTSVSVATRNTATPGENLTVSAAAYQLTGTKIQAVGLPFTFYYCYYDQYGSLVTPVPSPIYGTTNSSGDAIVNIAALGQNYPNSTILVDAVFNGDQNFAVSSNMVIIASLPIIQSIIDATSFSNNITFHLRDQFGNSLNNQLVTFTTTSGTLSEYSGYTDPNGNVSTSLIGTTLGIVSASFGGAYVGPWVDQPTMARIALPVEPWSFAIITDLHIGRDSPGGDYVFPGWENDATGYETLTNIVNLYAIVDEINGNIAEHKIAFVVVTGDLTESAEISEFREVKLILDGLNVPWIPVIGNHDVWPYAGADEATVQEGTDVHYYNEFQSQYSYLSSIFPNWVQQASQPKWDPEVGRSVYFENFEFDYNGFHFMASDFNSRGEATWPLNGTLGEGDLHNFAGGTWDWFTWRLSQYALNHPESNENIILLAHHPMLLGLTTMFSFGELGTIENYLDDYGSNMLAEYSGHMHRTQTYQMGDFMDIVETSANFEAPLARLVRFSSGGFYDHIFLPQGYLTIQASGPIDLVITDPDGFTVTNNSSQITGTYLTTEVKDTGTLINTVNIKNRKIGEYRVQVIPNSSAKQTDTFSLKINSMEGSFGYVPVLEALNVPISEVLSHDYSFFSKERQVTHLIYTVEVNDQKSGNINIIALLTDATNKPLQGKAVHFNFGDKSVIAITDSHGIATVPSIIGQIVGGQYMIYASFSGDEDYLPSEVSNATIVLG, translated from the coding sequence ATGATGAAAACCACTTATTTCCTTGTAAGTGTATTCGCAAGTGCTCTGTTCATAAGCACACCAGTCTTGTCAGATAGGACGCCTCCGGGTATAAAATTCGAACCTCCTGACACCCTGATTACAGTGGCGTCCGATAACGTCAAGTTACAGTTGCCGAACCACCCGGATATGTTTACACAACTCCACGATTCTTTCTTAACCTCTTTTGCGAATCAACAAGAATCAGGAATGGACGATTCTGTATTAGATTCAACCTCAAGTGTTCAAACAAGGATGGTCACGAATACCCCCAATACGGTTGCTCCCGGGGATACCTTTACGGTAAGCGCAAGCATCTATTCTTTGCCGGAACTAGTTAAAGTTATGGATTCTGGCATTCCTATTACCTTTAATTCTACCTATTACCATAATGGGAACGTGAATAATGAATCTGTCGTTGTATATACTGATTCTTCAGGTAATGCCGTTCGTTATTTGACTGCTTATGACCTTTCGGCACCTAATTCTACTTTTGTTGTGGATGCCATATACTTTGGGGATCAAACCTTCCTCGCTTCATCGAACATGGTAACCGTGTCGACCCTCCCCATACTTCAGTCCAGAATTTCCACGACCTGTAACGGTGGTTCAATCACCTTTCATTTGGCAGATCAGTACGCCAATAACTTGCCTAATCAGACATTAAGTTTTACCACGACCCAGGGTGTATTATCCTCATATGGCGGTATAACAGATCAAAGTGGTAACGTGACAACCGTCTTAAGCGGCACATCTGCCGGGGTCGTATCGGCGAGTTTTGGAGGATTCGTTAACTCCGGTTGGGTACACCAGCCGACCATGTGCAGAGTCGTTGCATATCCAGGCTCAACTGGTCAAATCCAAACCAGTGTAAGTGTTGCGACACGTAATACGGCAACTCCAGGAGAAAACCTGACTGTGTCTGCCGCTGCGTATCAATTAACTGGTACCAAAATCCAAGCGGTGGGCCTTCCTTTTACTTTTTATTATTGTTACTATGACCAATACGGCAGTTTAGTTACACCTGTCCCTTCCCCAATTTATGGTACGACCAATTCTTCAGGTGACGCCATTGTGAACATTGCCGCTTTGGGTCAAAATTATCCCAATTCGACAATTTTGGTTGATGCGGTGTTCAATGGGGATCAAAACTTTGCTGTTTCATCCAACATGGTTATTATTGCGAGTCTCCCAATTATACAGAGCATTATTGATGCCACATCTTTTAGTAACAATATTACATTTCATTTGCGTGATCAATTTGGCAACTCTTTGAATAACCAACTGGTGACTTTTACGACCACGAGTGGCACACTATCAGAATACAGTGGTTATACGGATCCAAACGGGAATGTCTCAACCAGTCTAATAGGTACAACTCTTGGAATTGTATCGGCAAGCTTTGGTGGAGCATACGTTGGACCGTGGGTTGACCAGCCTACTATGGCAAGGATTGCTCTGCCAGTTGAGCCCTGGTCCTTTGCGATAATCACAGATTTGCATATTGGACGTGATTCTCCAGGTGGCGACTATGTGTTCCCTGGTTGGGAGAATGACGCAACCGGCTATGAAACGCTCACTAATATTGTTAACCTATACGCAATTGTAGATGAAATCAACGGTAATATCGCTGAGCATAAAATAGCTTTTGTAGTTGTGACCGGAGATCTTACCGAGAGTGCCGAAATTTCAGAATTTAGGGAAGTCAAGCTAATATTAGACGGACTCAATGTACCCTGGATCCCCGTCATTGGCAACCATGACGTTTGGCCTTATGCAGGGGCAGATGAAGCAACGGTGCAAGAGGGCACAGATGTTCATTATTATAATGAATTTCAATCCCAGTACAGTTACCTATCATCTATATTCCCGAACTGGGTCCAACAGGCATCACAGCCAAAATGGGATCCTGAGGTGGGAAGGTCAGTCTACTTTGAGAATTTCGAGTTCGACTACAATGGTTTCCATTTCATGGCATCAGATTTCAACTCGCGTGGCGAAGCAACTTGGCCACTAAATGGCACTCTAGGTGAAGGGGACTTGCACAACTTTGCCGGAGGGACTTGGGATTGGTTCACATGGCGTCTTTCGCAATATGCACTTAATCACCCGGAGAGCAACGAAAACATTATACTATTGGCGCATCATCCAATGCTGTTGGGATTAACTACGATGTTCTCGTTTGGGGAACTGGGAACAATAGAAAACTATTTGGATGATTACGGTTCAAATATGCTTGCTGAATATAGTGGACATATGCATAGAACACAAACGTATCAGATGGGTGATTTCATGGATATCGTAGAGACGAGCGCGAACTTCGAAGCCCCTCTTGCCAGGCTTGTCCGGTTTTCAAGTGGGGGATTTTATGATCATATATTTCTGCCTCAAGGGTATTTAACGATTCAAGCTTCAGGTCCCATAGATTTAGTTATCACCGACCCAGACGGATTTACGGTTACCAACAATAGTAGCCAAATAACCGGGACCTACTTAACAACAGAAGTTAAGGATACTGGCACCTTGATAAACACCGTTAATATTAAGAATCGGAAAATTGGAGAATATCGAGTCCAGGTTATTCCGAACAGCAGTGCCAAACAAACTGATACTTTCTCCTTGAAAATTAATTCAATGGAAGGCTCTTTTGGATATGTCCCTGTCTTAGAAGCGTTGAATGTTCCGATATCAGAAGTGTTGTCCCATGATTATTCCTTTTTCTCTAAAGAGCGCCAAGTTACTCACCTTATTTATACAGTTGAGGTGAATGATCAGAAATCTGGCAATATTAATATTATTGCTTTATTAACTGATGCAACGAATAAGCCACTTCAAGGGAAAGCAGTTCATTTTAACTTTGGGGATAAATCAGTTATAGCCATCACTGATTCGCATGGAATCGCCACTGTTCCTTCAATAATTGGACAAATAGTGGGTGGGCAGTACATGATATATGCCAGTTTTTCCGGTGATGAAGATTATCTTCCATCTGAAGTTTCCAATGCAACAATAGTCCTGGGTTAA
- a CDS encoding MaoC family dehydratase N-terminal domain-containing protein codes for MIRIPFSELKDRAGFELPALSFNIDRTLIRRFAEAVGDESPRWHAEAPPSLIPALGFDRVYEMLASAEEVAVLHGATEAEFFQPARLGDSVTMKARIASARERVSGGKTMVFVNVDAAYTNQLGQPVAACRQTAIVQKNG; via the coding sequence ATGATACGCATCCCCTTCAGCGAACTCAAAGACAGAGCGGGATTTGAGCTGCCGGCGCTTTCTTTTAATATCGACCGGACGCTAATCCGCCGTTTCGCCGAAGCGGTCGGCGACGAGTCCCCGCGCTGGCACGCCGAGGCGCCGCCTTCGCTTATCCCGGCGCTGGGATTCGACCGCGTTTATGAAATGCTGGCTTCCGCGGAAGAGGTGGCGGTGCTGCACGGGGCTACCGAGGCGGAGTTCTTCCAGCCGGCGCGCCTGGGGGACAGCGTCACTATGAAGGCCAGGATCGCTTCCGCGCGGGAGCGCGTCTCTGGCGGCAAGACGATGGTTTTCGTCAATGTCGACGCCGCTTACACCAATCAACTCGGTCAGCCGGTGGCGGCCTGCCGCCAGACAGCCATAGTGCAGAAAAATGGCTGA
- a CDS encoding TldD/PmbA family protein, with amino-acid sequence MAYNFERLLKRAAKIAGQADLFIVDSEETPVHFEANRLKSLQTRQSSSVALRLIKDGRLGFAVSTRPDDGEALLAMAVETARFGQVVDFDLPAAAPYPVVDTYDPAVLEVPAARMVELGERMISAVTEKHPDVLCDGGVETAEVSVRVMNSRGADIRYRKTVMGLGLQGTRVRGTDMLFVGDDLDDCRVIEDVDRIIGNTLTQLDRAGRNAPVRSGELPVLFTPSGVVSAFIPALASALNGKLVFEGASPLSQRLGEVVLDEKFSLHDDAAIPMRPTSRPCDDEGVPCRRTPLIENGRVANFYYDLKTAAKAGKTSTGNGSRGRGGAPAPSVNALVVASGQASFESLLSGIKEGLVVEYLMGAEQGNVLGGDFSGNVLLGYKVENGEIVGRVKDTVVAGNVYKLLSGITVGADARWQGGVFTPSIFCPAVPVAAK; translated from the coding sequence ATGGCTTACAATTTCGAACGCCTCCTGAAACGGGCGGCCAAAATTGCCGGGCAGGCCGACCTGTTTATCGTAGATTCCGAGGAGACTCCGGTCCATTTCGAGGCCAACCGTCTCAAGAGCCTGCAGACCAGGCAGAGTTCCAGCGTCGCCCTGCGCCTCATTAAGGACGGGCGGCTGGGATTTGCCGTCTCTACCCGGCCCGATGACGGCGAGGCATTGCTGGCGATGGCTGTCGAAACGGCCCGTTTCGGCCAGGTGGTCGATTTCGACCTGCCGGCGGCCGCGCCGTACCCCGTTGTAGACACCTATGATCCGGCGGTGCTAGAAGTACCGGCGGCCAGGATGGTGGAACTCGGCGAGCGGATGATCTCCGCCGTCACCGAAAAACACCCCGATGTGCTGTGCGACGGCGGCGTGGAGACGGCAGAGGTCTCGGTGCGGGTGATGAATTCCCGCGGCGCCGATATCCGTTACCGGAAAACGGTCATGGGCCTCGGCCTCCAGGGCACCCGTGTCCGCGGCACCGACATGCTTTTCGTCGGCGACGACCTGGATGACTGCCGGGTCATTGAAGACGTTGACCGGATTATCGGAAACACCCTGACTCAACTTGACCGAGCCGGCAGGAACGCCCCGGTCAGGTCGGGAGAACTGCCGGTGCTCTTCACCCCGTCCGGCGTCGTCTCGGCTTTCATCCCGGCGCTGGCCTCGGCCCTGAACGGCAAACTGGTCTTCGAGGGCGCTTCCCCCCTGTCCCAGCGCCTCGGAGAGGTCGTGCTGGACGAGAAGTTCTCGCTCCACGACGACGCCGCCATCCCGATGCGTCCCACCTCCCGCCCCTGCGACGACGAGGGCGTGCCCTGCCGCCGCACCCCGCTCATTGAAAACGGCCGCGTCGCCAATTTCTATTACGATCTGAAAACGGCGGCCAAAGCTGGCAAGACCTCCACCGGCAACGGCTCGCGCGGCCGCGGCGGCGCCCCGGCGCCGTCGGTCAACGCCCTGGTGGTGGCCTCCGGCCAGGCGAGTTTCGAATCGCTGTTGTCCGGCATCAAAGAGGGGCTGGTGGTTGAGTACCTGATGGGCGCCGAGCAGGGCAACGTCCTGGGCGGCGATTTTTCGGGCAATGTCCTGCTGGGCTACAAGGTTGAAAACGGCGAGATCGTCGGCCGGGTCAAGGATACGGTGGTCGCCGGCAATGTCTACAAGCTGCTGTCCGGCATCACCGTCGGCGCCGACGCCCGCTGGCAGGGCGGCGTCTTTACCCCCTCGATCTTCTGCCCGGCGGTACCGGTGGCGGCTAAATGA
- a CDS encoding GNAT family N-acetyltransferase → MPAELPKVTLRPKRLEDAELDYQWQTDPEFATLHAKEAVTLSFAQFQEEYAEVFKNRWPGRLHFAIETEQGLCIGDCACHNIRHDEAEGEVGINIARRDYWGKGYGAAALSQFVEYIFSCTGLKKLKLRTLEDNLRAQRSFIRAGFRPAGVLEDGGHRFLRMELSREVWLKMTGHHDRLPIDTAEES, encoded by the coding sequence ATGCCGGCTGAACTGCCGAAAGTGACCCTCCGGCCGAAGCGCCTGGAGGATGCCGAACTTGATTACCAGTGGCAGACCGACCCGGAGTTCGCCACCCTCCACGCCAAGGAAGCCGTTACCCTGTCCTTCGCCCAGTTTCAGGAAGAGTACGCCGAGGTCTTCAAGAACCGCTGGCCGGGGCGCCTCCATTTCGCCATCGAGACCGAACAGGGCCTCTGCATCGGCGACTGCGCCTGTCACAACATCAGGCATGACGAAGCCGAGGGCGAGGTGGGCATCAACATCGCCCGCCGCGACTATTGGGGCAAGGGCTACGGCGCCGCCGCTTTATCCCAGTTTGTCGAATACATCTTTTCCTGCACCGGCCTGAAGAAGCTGAAGCTGCGCACCCTGGAAGACAACCTCCGGGCGCAGCGGAGTTTCATCCGGGCCGGTTTCCGGCCGGCCGGCGTTTTGGAAGACGGGGGCCATCGCTTCCTGCGCATGGAACTGTCCCGCGAGGTATGGCTGAAAATGACCGGCCACCATGACCGGCTGCCGATCGATACGGCTGAAGAAAGCTAA
- a CDS encoding MaoC/PaaZ C-terminal domain-containing protein, translating into MADTPFFEDTAVGAELPALEKMPTPRQLVMYAGASGDYNPIHYDRDAAAARGLPGIVVHGQLVSSCLIQLVTDWLGPAGLLKKHSVSYKAMTFPGEKLLLRGVVARKSEAGDGLATLSIWAENPRGEKTVTGTAVVELPRRPV; encoded by the coding sequence ATGGCTGACACCCCATTCTTCGAGGATACCGCCGTCGGAGCCGAGTTGCCGGCGCTGGAAAAAATGCCAACGCCGAGGCAACTGGTGATGTACGCCGGGGCTTCCGGCGATTACAATCCCATCCACTACGACCGGGACGCCGCCGCCGCCAGGGGGCTGCCGGGTATTGTCGTCCACGGGCAGCTGGTCTCATCCTGCCTGATACAGCTGGTCACCGACTGGCTGGGGCCGGCCGGCTTGCTTAAAAAACACTCGGTCAGCTACAAAGCAATGACTTTCCCCGGCGAAAAACTGCTGCTGCGCGGTGTCGTCGCCAGGAAATCGGAGGCGGGGGACGGCCTTGCAACACTTTCCATCTGGGCGGAGAACCCCAGGGGAGAGAAGACCGTTACCGGAACCGCCGTCGTCGAACTGCCCCGGCGGCCGGTTTAG
- a CDS encoding HEAT repeat domain-containing protein, whose amino-acid sequence MAAPGRKTNAEKPSFQSALQKLTEGDRKLSNSEIAALSLAGPEDQALFKGCWPDVAAEVKAGLLGRMEELAEDDATLDFSALYRVMLADDLPAVRAAALRGLWEAEDPTLIRKFIPVMRSDPDAGVRAAAAEALGKFAMLAEHGKLRPEAEELLAASLLGVFADAGEETVVRRRALEAAAYLSRHEVRQAITDAYDSGDPELRAAALFAAGRNLDSTWLDTLLDETTSELPEIRYEAAAALGEYEDERAVPCLIRLTADCDAEVRLAAITALGKVGGKLSKAHLEELTRSEDEAVREMAAEALEDLAEAAGLLSGEIETVRPVDTEEEERYWDGETYAG is encoded by the coding sequence ATGGCAGCCCCGGGTCGCAAAACTAATGCTGAAAAACCATCTTTCCAAAGCGCCCTCCAAAAGCTGACGGAGGGCGACCGGAAGTTGTCGAATTCAGAAATCGCCGCGCTGTCGCTGGCGGGGCCGGAGGACCAGGCGCTTTTCAAAGGCTGCTGGCCGGATGTTGCCGCCGAGGTTAAGGCCGGCCTGCTGGGACGCATGGAGGAACTGGCTGAGGATGACGCCACGCTGGATTTCTCCGCCCTCTACCGTGTCATGCTGGCCGATGACCTGCCTGCGGTGCGCGCCGCCGCCCTTCGCGGCCTCTGGGAGGCCGAGGACCCCACTCTCATCCGGAAATTCATCCCGGTCATGCGTTCCGATCCTGATGCCGGGGTGCGCGCCGCCGCGGCGGAGGCGCTGGGTAAATTCGCCATGCTGGCCGAACACGGCAAGCTGCGCCCGGAGGCTGAAGAACTCCTGGCGGCCAGCCTGCTCGGCGTCTTCGCTGACGCCGGGGAGGAAACCGTGGTGCGGCGGCGGGCGCTGGAGGCGGCGGCCTATCTGTCGCGGCATGAGGTCAGGCAGGCCATCACCGACGCTTATGATTCCGGCGACCCCGAACTCAGAGCGGCCGCCCTGTTCGCCGCCGGCCGCAATCTGGACTCTACCTGGCTGGACACGCTGCTGGATGAGACGACCTCCGAACTGCCGGAGATCCGATACGAGGCGGCGGCGGCCCTCGGCGAATACGAAGACGAGCGGGCGGTGCCCTGCCTTATCCGGCTTACCGCGGATTGCGATGCCGAGGTCCGGCTGGCGGCCATCACCGCATTAGGCAAGGTCGGCGGCAAATTGTCCAAAGCCCACCTGGAGGAACTCACCCGGTCTGAGGATGAGGCGGTAAGGGAGATGGCCGCCGAGGCGCTGGAAGACCTGGCCGAAGCCGCCGGCTTGCTGTCCGGTGAGATCGAAACTGTCAGGCCGGTTGACACCGAAGAGGAAGAGCGGTATTGGGACGGGGAGACGTATGCCGGCTGA